ttttgttgggtttctttTCATTTGGGATTTTTGCCAAGGATTGAATGCTAAGTAGTTTATGGATTCCGAAGCAATTCCATCTTCGAGCGATTTGGGTAAATGCTGTAATTGTGGATGTAGTTGTTCATTGATCAGTAGTTCTTCGGGGTCTTGGCTTCGATCCGTAAAAAGAAAGTATGATGAGTTTGAGGATGCAAACCGATTCGTTATACCTGGTCTCAATTTACCCTCAATTGCTCGGGTCCAAATTGAGAATGAATGTGTTGCACTGCGTGAGATGGTTGGTAGCCAACAGCATTCCATACAGGATTTGTATACTGAATTGGAAGAGGAGAGGAATGCGTCTTCGTCAGCTGCAAATGAGGCCATGTCAATGATATTGAGGTTGCAAAGGGAGAAGGCAGAGATTCAAATGGAGGCCCGACAATTCAAGCGTTTTGCAGAGGAGAAGATGGCACATGACCAACAAGAGCTTTTGGCATTTGAAGATTTGTTGTATAAGAGAGAGCAAGCTATTCAGTCGCTTACTTGTGAAGTACAGGCATATAGGCATCGGATGATGAGTTATGGGCTCACGGAGGCTGAGGCGGATGGTGAGAGAGGTGGGTTTAGCCATGACCCAAGTATGGTGGAGTTTGATGCCCAATTTGAACTCCCCATGTATGACTACCCACCTTTGAAATGCAATCTAAATGAACCCCATGGCCCTTTGGAGGATGATAATGATGTTGAAGATGTTGAGAAATATGCATTTGGTGAGACCCCACGTGCTAGAGATCATTTGAAGAATTTGGATAATAGGATATCTCAGATGGAGAGTCCCAGCACCAGTAGGCTGGATGTAGATGTCTCAGGTTCCAAGAACATTTTAGAAAAGGTTGTAGTTGGTCACTCTCCTAGGCGAACACGACATTTTAGGAGGTTTTCCAATGATTCAAGTCCATCATTCAGGGGTATTGCAAGAGAAACTGGTAGAGATTTCCCCACAGAATCTCCAATGACCATTAGAAGTTACAAGAGGACGGAGTATGCCTCACAGACAGAGGACTATGCCAATTTTAGAAAGTTGGATAATGCATCTGAAGTTGAAGATGACATGAGTGACAGAGTTTATACCATTGATTCTGTCCATAATGGTGCACCAAATAATGTTTTTACTGATCCAAAAGCTGGAGTTGGGATTGGTGAAGATTATGCAACCACTCCGAGGTCATTGAATCAAGTTGATTATGCGGATCCAGATATTAAGAAGCTCTACATGAGGCTTCATGCACTTGAGGCAGACAGGGAATCAATGAGGCAGGCAATTATTTCGATGCGTACTGATAAAGCTCAAATGGTGTTATTGAAAGAAATAGCTCAACATTTGTGTCAGGAAATGTCACCAGAAAGACGAATGACTGTTAAGAAGCCATCTCTTCTTAAAAGCTTTTCATTCATGTCAGTTTTTAAGGTAATTCTGATGTTTTTTTAGTGTTTAGCTGTTTATCAATGGGAATATACATTTTTCTACAACTAGTATTTGTAGAATTTCtgtcaatttttttagtaatatatttttgtttggtgttACCATTATTCTGTCACTATATGGATCTGAACAAGCCCTTCATCCATTCATAACCTGAagatctttctattttttatttgaatctgAAACTCATCATAATGTGTTTGCTGTTTTATAGTTGAAAAGCATGATAAACGAACACATCGAATGATGTTGTAGCTATTATTTTTTCCCCATTAACTTAGCATTCTACAGCATGACTTTTTTTAGCTTTAGCACTTatgttttgtattatttttcatgtttcatgTTCAGTGGATCACATCATTCTTTTTCTGGAGAAAGAAAGCCCGACGAAGCAAGTAAGTAGATTCTAGTACTTATTGGCTggctttttttcttaaatagaTCACactgttcctttttcttttcttttttctttttttttccccctcttattAATACTCAATTAGCTACAAACTGCCTCCATATGTTATTTAATAGCCCTTAAGATTAATTCAGAGAAAAAAAGAGTCCtaacttcaatttttattataaaaattccTGGAACCTTCAACACCATTGACCTCAAAAATGTAATACTCACCATAGATCCATTAGCAATGAGACCCATACCACTTATGTCTTCAGagatttttcatctttcttttacCAAAGTTACTTGCATAAATATTCTTTTATTGAATCTTAGAATAACATGAAAagataaactatatatatattaagggagaaaacaatttgtttaataaaacaGTGGCTTGTCTATTTAGAATGCTTAAAAATTTGATGATTATCTTGGGAACCACATGCATTACTTAACCTGGAGAATGTTGTCCCCTTGGTGGCAGAATTTGTAGTGTGGATCCATAGGATACAAGGTGGTAATTGTTTTGTCACATTTCAAATGTAATTGCAGGTACATGAGTGGGTTATCAGCCAGCAATGTGGGCTTGCTAATGCTTCTAGACAAGGGCCCTCATGCGAGGCCGTGGAGATGTCTTACAAGCACGCAAGTTACGTAACTTCACAAATTTACCATATCCATTTGGAGTCTATCGTCATATTTGTGAACAGCAATTGGATTTTGGTCACACTACTACGTTTAGATTTTGCATTCTTTTTCTGGATTTCTGGTTGCTGCAATATTCGTTGAATTGTGAGgtttttttactttcatattATTGGGATTGAATGTATTTGGCTGGTTGAAACATGAATGCGGTATAGGCATGTTTGTTCTTATAGTTGGAGTTAAGCCCGAGGTCCTCTTCTGTATATTAGATCTTCCTGTATGACTTCTCAATCAAAATATGCAGTGCATTCTTTTTGCATTCAAGCACAAAACCCCCAATTCAGGCTTGTTCCATTACAAGGGTTGCCCTTGTCTTAATTCTGGATTTTGTTTTCCCAATTCCCATATTTCTTTATCCTGAAACTGACCTCAGTATGAACCGTTCGCTGCTTCTCTCTGCCTGGTAAAGGTTGTGAACAGCTCCACAGTTTGTTGATTTTGCCAACAAAATAGCGTGTAGGGGATGAGAAAAGCTGAGCCTGCCAACTATTTTCTGCTGAGTGAGATACTGCCAACTTGGTCTAATTAATATCAGTCTTATTATTAAGGTGTCTTGAGGGCGTATGTTTATTCAACTATGAATTGTAATATATGTGcttttgaaagagaaaatgttCCTATCAAAAAAGGGGTTAGAAAATATACCGTCAAGAGTTCATTGGTTGGTGCATAGAAAATCAAGGTGGGTGTGTGATTTTCTTGttatttgtgtaatttttttttttttttaaaggaaagtaTTAAATATATCTTAGAGTAAGTGCATCAGCGTCCGCCCTTCTAAAAGAATCCATatattttatcccaaaaaaaacttacttttttttattttacatcattatttttataaaacactTACATAAGTCCatctattatatattatattttatataaataatatcttTATGAGTTGAAGAGAGAGAGTAAGGTAAAGAGAgcatgtgagaggagagaaataatactaaaataatatatagaagAGCTACAATAatcatgtatatatacacaattaCTGTaacattttatgcataattttacacCCAGTTTTTTTGAgatcaaaatgtgtaaaataagctactttttgtattttgcaagacTTTACAAGAGTTGATGTAGTTGCTTTTAAGTGTAcatttgggttaaaatgaaaaattaaaattattttactattcagtttatttttgttactatttatgagtcctattgcactttttgacattatttataggtcctattgtactatttcaactaacttttacttttatctacaatactttcaataataatttttcaattttaacaaaataagtgatATCTAAACACGTTCTACTTCTAAAGGTAAAAATGGATATGTTGTACTGTGCACATTCTGTAAACTTTTGGTGGTTGTGATTTAATCCTTTTACTAAGGTTTTGCATACTGCGTCTTTTGACCTTAACTTACCAGCTATAAGAGTGACAACGGTAGAGGAATGGATGTAGAATCCAAATACTCAGATTCCTTCATGGTAGACCGTAGTTTGTTCTTTGCGCTCGTGACAAAGTGACATCCGCTGACATTTTAACCATCTATTGTTGGCATGATCATGAGCCCATATTATCAATATTAGCCACTTGAGAAATACTGcttttacagtatttttacaataatttcacaaaaaattctAGGTGTCAAGTTATTACCGGTTTTAATCTAAACCcaactgaaattacttttttgcatATGTCACCGGATCTAATTTGAactcaatattgaaattatttttttactcaccagtAACAATctccatttaaaataaaaattcgcTGCAAAGTTGTAATCTAACATTTCTCTTTGTAGTATTGTCAGTTTTCTTCCTAGCAAAGGCAACAATTTGGATGAATAAGATAGCCCAGGATGTGCACTTCTATTTCTTGTATGATTTGTTGCGCTTTCCCTCACCAGCCAAAACTACGGAGTGAGGAAACTTCGTGCTTAAGTACTAATGTACAAACAATCTGAACAAGCAAGCACGAAATTTCCATAATGCTAACACGTCTCTATGGTTGAATGCATGCCTTTTGATCTATTTTGTCCTCTGTCAAAGAAGATGAAGACAGCTTTACCAAATCTATTTCAAAACCTTTCTCATGAGTATTGACTGAAATGGATTGCCTTTGTCCGAAACCAAATTTCACCAGCCAAccattttgtattattatttggCCTTAAGCACTCGAGCTGTAGAAGGCATGAGGCTGGGTGAAACTTACTGTCCTTTTCAATAATAAAACAGAAGACAATGGCTACTAAGCCAGCCATCAGCAAGAAATGGGCTATCAAACAAAGTAGAGCTATAAGGACTGAAATTATGTTGATCCCAAAACTGGATTGGGCTCAAATTCTaacggcccaaacaataaatttgtagagcgtggatagaAGAACTAAATTTATTtcagaagaaaaacgattaaacttaACGATTCAAGATGGTTTGACACAAATAAGATTATCTAATTCGTCCTCTGAACAAACTAAATTCTTTGTTTTATAAGGTTTTCTTCAAGACAGAAATTGTATCCGAGTTCCAATCCTGCTTTCAATGCATTCTTCCAGGTTATATACTGCAATCTTCGTATCAtccttaccacacacgtgtatGCTAGATTAGGGGGATTCCTTCCTGTCTCATCCAACACTTCCTG
The DNA window shown above is from Quercus lobata isolate SW786 chromosome 7, ValleyOak3.0 Primary Assembly, whole genome shotgun sequence and carries:
- the LOC115953025 gene encoding myosin-binding protein 7-like, which produces MDSEAIPSSSDLGKCCNCGCSCSLISSSSGSWLRSVKRKYDEFEDANRFVIPGLNLPSIARVQIENECVALREMVGSQQHSIQDLYTELEEERNASSSAANEAMSMILRLQREKAEIQMEARQFKRFAEEKMAHDQQELLAFEDLLYKREQAIQSLTCEVQAYRHRMMSYGLTEAEADGERGGFSHDPSMVEFDAQFELPMYDYPPLKCNLNEPHGPLEDDNDVEDVEKYAFGETPRARDHLKNLDNRISQMESPSTSRLDVDVSGSKNILEKVVVGHSPRRTRHFRRFSNDSSPSFRGIARETGRDFPTESPMTIRSYKRTEYASQTEDYANFRKLDNASEVEDDMSDRVYTIDSVHNGAPNNVFTDPKAGVGIGEDYATTPRSLNQVDYADPDIKKLYMRLHALEADRESMRQAIISMRTDKAQMVLLKEIAQHLCQEMSPERRMTVKKPSLLKSFSFMSVFKWITSFFFWRKKARRSKYMSGLSASNVGLLMLLDKGPHARPWRCLTSTQVT